CGAGCCTGAACCACCATTACCCAGCTCCTGGAAAGATATACGAACATCCATTTATCCTATTATCATGTACATAATTCAGAGAAAATACCTGAAGCATTTGAAAAAAGGACACTTagcaaagtaaaaaaaatatatataacatgcAAACAAGGTTTAATTCACATTgaaatataactataaataaaaaaaaaaaaataatctataaaacatGCAACGATTAAAAAggtgtaataaaaaaaaagcttGTACACATGGTTTTTCTCAgtgcaaatatattttacaaaaaaaaagaggaaatgaGAAAACAACAAAATGGGATCCAGCCAATTTGAGCTCTTTGCTACAAGttataacaaaaacaaaaaagagaaagagaacgaaaatAACTATTGGTATAAATGCCTCTATAAAAGCAAAGTTAACtttgtaaaaatatacattttcaacACTTGTAGAATCCAATCTAAAGATATTGCTTTATTCATTAACaagataaatatagaattttctatCTAATTTGTGACGCGAAGTATTTTGATCCAGTCGAAACACTGCGTGACGTCACATTCCTAAAACCAATTTTGCTTATTGAAAAGTAGATCGCTATTAACCTTCCTCTCTACTCCCTTTCACGAGAGAAGTCGTTAAAAGGATAACATTTCCAATGTGTTCTTGATTTGATTGTCATTTCATAATTCGATACTCATCCGATGAGATAAGGAACTATATATACTTACGTGGTAGAGAACTTatccattaatatttcatcatcATAAACATGAGATTTACAATTAATCTTGtaccaaaataaaataaacacacactatgaatgaatataatttataaaataaaaaatccaatagtatattaaaatgaacataaaaaaataatatattataatatgtatatatatatgtatatatatatgtacaataatttaattttctgaagcATTTGATGTTGCTTGTATGTTATAAGAAAGGAGAAATGTGTTAGTTCATTTAAACGTTAGAAAAATGcaagaatacaatattaaatatttatataatatcaaaCTGCCAAAATTAATACAAAGTAACATCATTATTAATTAGAACCACCAATAACTTTGCAGCCATGCGTTTAAGCAGATTCTAATACGGAAGAAAGATCTTAAAAGCTCATGTTGAAGAGATAACAATCTCCTGTCGTGAAACGAAAGTAAgcaaggaaaaatgaaaaaaatgcatAAGCACATAGATAAGTAAAATACATGCGATAATAAACAATCAACTAACGTTAATATTGTTGCAACTAGCAAGCCGCATCTGTGCAAGTTGTTGACTTGCGGGTGTAAGACTATTGGTTGATCCAAATGGTGACATCATTGTTGACATCGCTCTTTTCAGTTTGCTTGGGGTTTTGTTAAAACTAAACGCTCTGCCGACTTTCATCCTTGTACGAGACGCAAACctgaagaaaaatattcgttacaaatttacttaatttaatgACCAAGAATAAAACTAAAGCAATATTGAAACTTTATTCCCCCCTGAAACTTTGTTACATTAATACagctataataatataattctttatgaAGCAATGCGATAACTATATATACTAAGAAGAGGGAAATAAACTTTCTAAAAACCAAAGGAATTAGCAaacgtaaaataaaaagaaacccCAAACCTTAATAAACCAGTTCAAGTGAATATTACGacctaattattaaaattaacataCATACATGCAAAAGCCAAATcataaattactaaatattttcatgctGGACTACCAGAAAGATTTACACAAGTGTCAATCTACATTGCAAATgagtaaatatgtaaatagggttaaactagataaaattttgaaattatacaaatttaattgtcTATAAACAAGaaacatatattaaattatgtgaatttgtaagttttataaataactgaatgaaacaaatattaaaaatttttatcaataaatgttaatatataacTAGTAACAGGCTGATAATAATGTGCTTGAActggttaaattatttttgtcaaatcgaattattttaaaaaatggaacTAATTTACTTAAACAAGCAAGGAACAAAGGATCAAAGCAAGTAAAAAAAAGATAATCAGCCTGGTGCGAAAACTGACGGTAGTGGGACATGTAACGTGGTTTCACACATGCTATTGAGTAGGAACACATACGGGTCCATATACTCCaggtaaaaattatgaaataggCTCCTGCAACCAAACGAGTCGTCGCCccattatttttttgttaacatGCAATACAGGAGAAAAACAGTTTAGAGCACCAAATAACTTCTCCCTTTATAATCAtctattgtttataaaaatatatgttcaaTGCAACGATATACACTATATATATTAAAAGTGCAATgactttatttttaatgcatTCTTCTTCGATTAAGCACGTTACACTTAGGGTCTATCTAATATTTTACAGTCAGGGAAAGAGAACTGTTTTTATAACCATCAAATCGAATtcattcgagtgcaaatggaGAGCTACTATGCTAGAGATATGTAAAGTATGATACTATGAGTTTTGCCAAACAACTTTTAATACTTTACGTCATATCGTTTATCACGTTGATATATCCAACTACCAATGCATCATACAATTTTCCTGATTTATTTTAACAACAGTTTGATAAACTTTCtgatgaaaatatattcaaatacaataaaactaataattctaCATTTTGTCTAGTGTACCTCCATCATATTTACTAGTTctccatttttattcaattcagcTCTATCCAAATCAgtagaagaagaaaattgacaaagtaATATATTAAGCAACATATGTATGTAACCAAAacagaatatattaaatatagaacATATAGTTTAGTAAAACttagtaataatgcaataagGTATACTATAAATTAATGTTACACCTtgagtttaataaaaaatgtgtatGGGGTAGCTTTGAACAAATTTTGAGTAAGATActtctgtgaaaaatatttaatcatttacttttaataaaatattatttaaaattttaaatatatatttatacctaCGAATTCtttacatttagaaaataaagatatacctcaaaaattgaaataaactacCTAAAGTTTTTGAATAAAGATTATAATGTTAATGATACATTAAATTacacaatttttaatagaaactgaactgatttatattttgaatcAATTCTATGGTAAGTGTTGTGAGACAATCCACGTGTTTTTAGTACTTAAGACCTTATATTTACGATTGTtttagcaataaataaaagtcttAAATGTGAATATATAACAAAAAGAAAGTATGTgccaattattttataaagaatacctcatacataaaattaattaaactgttgTGTAACACTTCAAATATATCTACTCGTTAGAATAGAATGATTGACTATTATTTAGCCTTGGTGTATATACCAAAGTCTCagttattctaaataaaaatgaatacatattttataaagatttctCTTCAGAACTGTAAGTACTTACATTCATAATACatgatataatttttaagtttctttaagaatatatatatatatagaattttgaatttctaaaaaactaatatacatttttattatttttgtgataaaacaaatttgtaaaagGAAGTGTCATCAAAGAGTTTTAAGAATACTTAAAGTATTagattttgtactaagaaatCCAAGATTCGTAAATGTTTTGTTATAAAAGTCATCTACTATATGTAAAAATGAACTTACAGTTGTGTGAGGAACGAAATcacttataaaattaaaactgtaCAGCAAATTCAGATTTAATTTTGACTACTTACTTAAATGCTTTACTTAAAGTTCCTAATGCTACATCACTTGTGTCAATTTCAAGTTGATGCGAATCAAGACTTATGAGGAACGTGTcctaaacatttaaaaaacgaaacttttataaataacaGGTTTTACCACtaaataatattactgtaataataaaaagtgatatacactgaaattatttataaaaattcacttaTCACTTACCGCATCAGCTTTACAGACTGTATTAGCCATTTGCCTGCACAAAGTTCGTAAATAATTCGTTTTATTTACTTCTTCATCggtaattgtaaatgaaaataatttctcttttaattcCTGATTACTTCTCACCATTAGAGCAAATACTTTATGGCATTCtgcaaatacataaaacaagttgtatataaactatataaagcataatgtaattactaatattttgcTGCTTCtacatacaaataaaaaattaacttaaaaaaatacaaattttaaataaggcatatctaaaaaatagaattaattttcgcatattaaacatttattatcctttgaaaaaaaaacatcaaaatttaaatggaattaaaacaaaagtatataaatattgaataaaataattagaaaaagggaatttaaaattttcgagcataattgtttaatatactaTATTACTAACATACCGTCAGTTTCTCGTATATCCACAACTTTTTTTATCGTACTAAGtgataacattttaatatgtttatacgGTTTCCCTTGACTTAATTTTGTTGTATGCAATCCATTCGCTGTATTAGgactttttaatgaattaaaggcTTTTGATCTTTTCTTACATATTTCGAGTGTATCGGTAAACAGGAACAAAACTAAATGATCACCACGCCCGCTCAAACCTTCGCTAAGTTCCATCACATCGCATTTACCAATAAATGATCGATGTGAAGAAACTAAATGCGGTGGACAGTTATCAATCTCATTGAAAATATCAAACATAACTAATTGTCCCtcagtttttcttttatcttcgtTTATGTATGTCATGACTTCCTTAATACTGCTAATTGACAATTCCAATGCGCTATAATCTGGATTATTTTTACTCGTATGTTTAAGGATATCTAAAATACACAAGCATTGTAGTACGATTTAATGAATTACCAGTATAATTCATCTATAATTAACACACTCaccatttaataataaactaatactGGGTAACCTTTGTACTGGTTTAATTAATAGCTCCTTCAAGCTTTGTCGACCGCATTCAGGTTTTGTCTGACAAACCTTCAGAAAGGCATGAAATCGTGATTTATTTTGATCGCATTGGTCGAGCATTTCCTTTGTATTTTCGAAGAAGTTAACGTACGATGGATACGCCTTGACTAGGTCTGGTGCATACTTTAGAAATATATTGCCTATACTAATATCCTCCATCCAATGTGTTGCACTGTATCTTAATTCttctaacatttttttatgaactTCATAAATGGGTGGAAAATTACCAAATATAATTTTAGCTTCTGTACCGTTCAGTAGCTCGTCACTTGTATCTATAAGATCTTCCAATGGTGATTTAAACAactaaaaagaatgaaatatatcaATTCGCTATTTATGTTAATACAAAACGCATCTAACATATACTCACTGTCATAATAGTACTGAGAATGCCAACATAATTCGATTCAGTTTGCACTAATTCTAAGAAAACCTGATGACGCGGTGATAAATTTTTCCTAGAACTGTCCGTATTCACAGCTTCCACTTCTGGAATATCTGACAGTTACGAAAAATTCACTTCTATATTATCTTCCCTTTTATATGGTtcataataaatactttttacttGTTAGCACTGTTAAGTTTAACAATTTAAATCATGTATTGTTAGTATGATAATGTTAAGAGAAGGTAATTACgtataatatatcaattttattaaacaaaacaaatgaaCCACAAAAGAAGGGAAGATGTACTTGGATTGTTAAGACGATTAAACTGGTtatattgaatcattttataagtaacaattattattataagtaatatttaaccgtttgaatgctAAGTGGCGTGATCACGCTTTtccgttacactgcctaaaagtgccagcctatcggttcatagaatcaaattaagtttatttatttcttttccttcgaattatttagaaaatggaaCGATCGCAGTCTGCAGAACTTTTTTATGCAAAAGTAGAAaaacgtaattcagtttctgagctgaaacgaaagaagtgtGATCGCGCCGCTGGCACTTTTCGATTGAGTTTTTGCGAAGACCCGtgacactcaaacggttaagacaCAATGTACCTTGAGAaagaaacataatataaaaagcTCTAAATTAACTTTAATAGTAACTAACTAACCATCGAGCAATGGCTTATCTGGACTTGCTGTACAATCGAGAAAACTTCCACTGACACTCAAAAATCCTGCATCACTGATGCTGGACCGCCTTTTGTGCAAAGCTGGTGAATCTGCACCGTTTTGAACCAAACTGGATAAAGTTTCCGCTAAGCGTTTACGTTTTCGTCTTGTAGAAGCTGTACTCGGAGTAGTTGTTTGTTGACTATCACGTCTAGATGATATCGTTGGCGATAGAACAGATTCCAAATACtagacataaaataaattatcaaaagCTAAATTTACACAACAATCTTAATAAACTTACATCTTCAAATAAATACTCTTTTTCATCAGCTGCACCCTCATTTTGCACGGATGTCCAAAACCACTCGGCTTTCACAATATGAGCTCTTACAGAAGCCAAATCCGGTAATGTATTTACATTTGATTCATCCACAACctaaaataagaattatttataattttacattaatttacCCGTTTTAAAGATTGATACATATAGCAGATACAGTACTTAGTATCTTTTATACTAATACAACAAAAAGATTAGACTAACATGACATATTTCATAAGATAAAAAGTTAATGTTTATGAATAATGAGCTGTAATGTGTACAGAtacgtaaatattaaattattaaaaacggcATAAGGATAACGTCACAAAGGCAGAACAAACTATGTCTAAACAAATATGTAATCTACATGTAATAACacatttatgaataaatatttcctttccTACATATATTTGTAATGTCCTAATATTGCCCCAAATCAATAATTAACTAAAAAACGACAAATTAATCTGTGCCTCCACACCCAAAAtaccattaaaaaaataaagataccgaaaataattgtttgtccTCCATTTTCTCATGTGTCATATAATCATCTTTTGAAGTATAAGATTTAGAaggaagatttgaaaattttccgAACGATGTAAACGCACTTCTTAAGCCACATTCGGTATCCGATAGCTTTGCTACCTTTGCAGGTACAGGGAGAGGACTAGGTAAAGGAGTGTACTTCTGTCTTAGATGAGTTTCTGGAATTTGTTGAGATGGACTAGCAAGTACATACTGTTTAAATATTGGACATAAATTTATATGACTAAGCTTCGACAACATGGATGAACTCAATTTACATGTACTCAAAAAGcttctttttttcgtttctgGCATAAGATGATCATGCAACCGAGAATCATTAAATTCTGTGTCAaatcgtttcaataaattaggatgagaataaatttttttaaacttaaatttgtctggagaattaattttatgaatcGCAATGCAAGACTTTGTTTTTCGCCACTTAATATATCGCCTAGGAGTTATAATTTTCCTATTGAGAAAGAAAGAACTTTGCGAGCACTGTGTATTTTTGCAAGATTTCAACAAACGAGCTTCAGTATTAAAACAGTGTCTGtttacatgttgaggaagtctCTTTTTACATAGTGTAGAAGACTTAAAATGTGACTTTGACTTAGtgtatacattttcattatcaatattttcatttgaaacaacATCAGATATATTATTCCCTACCTTTTTCTCATTATTAGCTAATGAagatgaaaatgttgaatatatatCCAACATAGTAGATGTTACGGGGGAATTAATTTGCCCTGGTACAGCTAAACTGTTTGTTCGCGTTAAATTACAAGGATACTTTGTTGTAGACATATCAATGCCTGAATCAGTTCGTGGTATAGATACTTCAGACATATAAGACTCATCTGGTAAATGTGGGCAATCGTATAAATTATCATCCATAAAAATAGCTGAATCTTGACTAATATTGTCTGAATTAGAgtgattaaatttattttctttgcatTCTAGATATTGTAGCAGAGAAGAACATAAACTGTGCGAGAAATACATAGTATTTAACTGTTTTGGCATTTTTGTGCAATTAATATTGCAAGAATGGGATAAATTCACTGTTTTTGAATTTGGAATAGTATTGGTATATGGATTGTAAAAAGTGAAGGGAAATGGTTTTGTTATTGTGTAGCGTTGTGGAACATAATTAAGATTTTTAGTGTATGGTAGCGTGTCAAAAGCATTGTTGCATTTCTTGTATTCGCCATTTCCTATATCTGTTAcctaaagaatataataatcatttgtACATTAAGTGTGCATGTATGTAAAGCTCATGTTGTATGCTGCAAACAACATTATGCTATGATATAAAATGCTTTCTTAACTTACCACATGTGTACAATTCGGATCATCAATTTCTGTAGATTCACCACCTTGTTGTTGTAAAACTTCACACATATGATGTTTCTCTCCTTCGGGGAAACCAAAAAAACATACTTTCGCTCCAAAAAATGGTTTCAACTTGTAAGTTGTAatctaaataataaaacatttataaaataataaacataaaagctttatgttaataaatgccagtgaaaaatgaaagtacaaaataattctaataaaaacatTGTATTTATTCTGAATAAGATTATTACCAGTTCTTCATTGTTTCCATAACTGGAAATATCGTCTTTGGCATTCCATAAAGCTGTCACCCAATCCATTGACATTACCGGTACCCTAAATGTGACAGCATATCTATACTTATCTCCACCGCAACAATTAGCAATGAGATGCGTCACTTTTGCACCCATTTCTTTTCTAATACTTCCACCCATATTATGAATCATGTTAATTAATTTGGTCTACAAAGGTAAAACTTTTTCATAttctgataatataataaatctaaattaataatttaacactaaccaATTCATCCTTTTTCCTAAATCCAGTAAATACTACCACTGTGCCTACCATAGCTTGTGTATACATAGGTCTGTTAATACTAGGTAGTGAGTCCTTTCTTTCTGCTAATTGCAGAAGAGCCGTCGGTCCCAATattctgtaatttatttaattaaaataaccaaaaatcaaatttttttgaCTACTTCTtaacaaattagaaaattaacgaaAGAAATTATGTCAAACCTATGAGCACTTTTATGAAGAGCATCGTATTCAGGTCCCTCAAactgttttaatataaaataagtacaATACGTTGTATCTTCTACATATTCTAAACCATTTTCTGATTTAAGGACAGGTACACTAAACTGCTGAGCAGCAGCACCAAGCGCAGGATCATCTCCAGCTGCACTAATTAAGCATATTCGTTTTTTACGTGGAATAATCACAGctgtaattaaaagaaatatttcatttattcattatcACTACAAACTCCTAATACCTAAtcctaataaacaaaaataagtaaaattatcTCAAATCATTGCAAGGCATTTTATTGttcttaaatactttcatatgtACAAGCtcttagaaaaatttatattagattatattgactaaaataataatataaaaagataaatactacacaaattttatataaaaatacatgataatataaatttttttaacaaattaggAAACAATTATGAGATATATTTTATGActcttaaataatattcttcaagCCTAAAGGATAACCATAATTACATTGAATGACTAACTTTAATGACAGTGAAGGTAAGCCTTTGAAATTCACAAACAAAGACTGTAATAAATCCCTATTATCATATACCTCTTCTTAGTTCAAACAATAAATATCAAACAACTCTCTTGTATCTTTTACTTTACATTTCAAATGCCTCATAAATAATGACTAagccaaaacaaaacaaagataTATAAATCCTAAATACTCAAAGtgacattttacatttatttactgAGTAATGATTAACTGATAACAGAAGCGTAAAATTCAATGGTAAATACAGAAACTAAacaagaaatgttatatttcctATGATGCCaatttaataacttttaaaCGATAATAACATAAATACTACTAAAGATACAGTAAATACAAAATACGATTACAACAATAGTCCACGAAAAAGTTTGTAAATGTGTTTCGAAGtgacaaattattcatttctgacGTAATTTTGGAGAATAAGTCAAGGCCGTATTTATAAGGAACCGTTGACATTCCTCCCGCGTAAAGTTCAAAACATAATACGAGAATACATGGCGAAGGTAACGGATATTaaatcttaatttatatatggaTCAGGATAAGTGACAGATATAAGACACGAGTATTGTCGCGTGAGTTTTGATAAAAAGTGAGGTAGGGTTAGTTCACTCTGTTGGCTAACTTATACGTATCAACTAATAACGAACGTTAGCCCACGAGCATAGTATCGAAAATGACAATGTTGATGAACTTACGTTCACTTCTAACTGCCTCTTCACTATTTATATCACTGATACTGCTGTAAACGCTTTGCTCTTCCATTTTGGCCGTTAGTTACAACATCGTTTCACTTGTACGCTCTTCTTCGCACTGATTATTGAGAGCGCCTCCTATAGGCGAATCCAGCCAGAGAAAAGACCCGGAAAAATAAGAGAGAACAGTGGGGCTTGATGGCGCTCTATATAGCACCTTTGCTTTGTAGAGACGATATCCGAGTTCGAATCCTGAACAGGTCCCCCACGTGAATCTTTTTCATAGATCCTACAGTACGTGAGAAACCTCAAATATATCCTCTGTATataatgtgtgtgtgtatatatatatatttatatgtatgtactATATTGTCCTGTGTGTATACGAGCGTGTGCGCACGCATGTGTACAGTGGCATCGGTATTTATGTGACGTGATCaaagtttaatttttgtttagtttcaatTTGAATGGTACTCTAATCcaactttcatttattaattatttttatttcttactaAGTCATCATTGAACACTACACTTTGTATAGATGGTTCTATATAAGCAGAATGTAATGTATATGGTCATATATTTTATGGGAAGAATTTTCTGCTTTGAATTCAGTATATCAGAATCGTTCCAGCGGCTTAATatctttttacaatttataaatattttgataatataataaataatgtattgtttaaaaaataatatgtttactttattttattttatccctAGCATGtcaaattataatttgaaagaatactttaatattttaatacaatattttggaattaccattacttttaattataattataactaaGGCACcgttaaaatttcattacttaTAAGAAAATAGTTATcagaaattgatatataatgttATGAACAAATCATCTTCACTTGTGTTACAACTActcgttttttaataaatttaaacttcgatatatatatattaataccaATGCGACTgtgtatatatttgaatattggcactaaataacattttctatcgtcaatgtttatttaaaatccaTTATGAATATGGCAGTCTTATGATCCACTCTGTTTGCCTGTTTGACATAAATGTCATGGAGTTGCACGTATATACACGTAATTATCAGTAACACTGcgtttttctttacttatcTCCGTCGTTTTCTTTCAATACATATTCTTCTACCCACTTGCCACTGTTCACGAATTGCTAAAGTTCTACTTccttttttgtaaatataacgCGCGCACACTAAATAAATTCTACTCACTTCAGATTAGTATGAATAACTCGCTTTATCATTCACAAAGAGATTGATCAATTGTGTTGGAATTGAAATCGCGTAAAACACAAACTGCATTTCGCAATAGGATTTGAAGATTAATAGAAATGCATAACAATCTACgataaaaatctgtattttcttattatgAAATGACTTTAAATATCGTAAACTAAGAACATTCTTCGGAGCTTGTACGCGCCGTTATAGCTCACAGTAATGTGAAGTTATCCCTAATCTCATGTACAGGATGCCATTTGCATCGCATACtaccaatttttatttttttgtatgttataatttatatttaataatgtttttaaaattctatatgtaattatacattaataattatgtaacaaATCACTGATTTATTAATGTCTAAAGTATAAAATCGTATAATCTTAACTGTATATGTGTGCTttaaaatctaaatatgaatggATCTTTTCTGAAATGTTTGGCAGCATTGTCAACTGTTCACTTCAAGTTTTtgtagtaaataatttaaataattataataatgtccAAGAAACaggttgaaatttcaattttaacgaAGTAAATAATAggagttatatttatataactaatgttttcgaaaattaaatacattatacttttttataaaaattgaagatattaaaatttcatttgtagtttattacagttttaaaagtaaatatgctacaatataaatatatgttgttGATAATGTAATGActttatataaataagaataataacaaatacttgTAATAAAGGAAACATCCATATATTTAAAGGacataaacatgtaaaatatgttgtacatacaaattaaattacaaacaatTTATAAAGTTACCTTTTATTctcttatataaataacatggATATAGCTACTTTTACATTGTATATGTGTTTTTAAGCAAAATATGACTTATAATAATACacagtatatacatataaatatttcacttcagaagtttaaaatttaattttgcattatttttaaaattttttattttaaaagaacaACTCCaaacttaaataaatttatttcactgttcATAAAACTGTGGATGCTGTTAGGTAGAGATGTTaaaaatgatgttgaaaatacTACTTTTAGGATGGattattgtatgtatattaCTACTTTATATACTACTTActttaataaacaaatgaacaTACTGTAGAAGTTTCTTTGCACGCTTTAAGAAATGCATGctgtacataaattaaaaatgtcaaTCTCTGGCACCATTGGTACATCTTAAGAAACAGAA
Above is a genomic segment from Nomia melanderi isolate GNS246 chromosome 8, iyNomMela1, whole genome shotgun sequence containing:
- the pbl gene encoding epithelial cell transforming 2 pebble isoform X4; this encodes MEEQSVYSSISDINSEEAVRSEPVIIPRKKRICLISAAGDDPALGAAAQQFSVPVLKSENGLEYVEDTTYCTYFILKQFEGPEYDALHKSAHRILGPTALLQLAERKDSLPSINRPMYTQAMVGTVVVFTGFRKKDELTKLINMIHNMGGSIRKEMGAKVTHLIANCCGGDKYRYAVTFRVPVMSMDWVTALWNAKDDISSYGNNEELITTYKLKPFFGAKVCFFGFPEGEKHHMCEVLQQQGGESTEIDDPNCTHVVTDIGNGEYKKCNNAFDTLPYTKNLNYVPQRYTITKPFPFTFYNPYTNTIPNSKTVNLSHSCNINCTKMPKQLNTMYFSHSLCSSLLQYLECKENKFNHSNSDNISQDSAIFMDDNLYDCPHLPDESYMSEVSIPRTDSGIDMSTTKYPCNLTRTNSLAVPGQINSPVTSTMLDIYSTFSSSLANNEKKVGNNISDVVSNENIDNENVYTKSKSHFKSSTLCKKRLPQHVNRHCFNTEARLLKSCKNTQCSQSSFFLNRKIITPRRYIKWRKTKSCIAIHKINSPDKFKFKKIYSHPNLLKRFDTEFNDSRLHDHLMPETKKRSFLSTCKLSSSMLSKLSHINLCPIFKQYVLASPSQQIPETHLRQKYTPLPSPLPVPAKVAKLSDTECGLRSAFTSFGKFSNLPSKSYTSKDDYMTHEKMEDKQLFSVVDESNVNTLPDLASVRAHIVKAEWFWTSVQNEGAADEKEYLFEDYLESVLSPTISSRRDSQQTTTPSTASTRRKRKRLAETLSSLVQNGADSPALHKRRSSISDAGFLSVSGSFLDCTASPDKPLLDDIPEVEAVNTDSSRKNLSPRHQVFLELVQTESNYVGILSTIMTLFKSPLEDLIDTSDELLNGTEAKIIFGNFPPIYEVHKKMLEELRYSATHWMEDISIGNIFLKYAPDLVKAYPSYVNFFENTKEMLDQCDQNKSRFHAFLKVCQTKPECGRQSLKELLIKPVQRLPSISLLLNDILKHTSKNNPDYSALELSISSIKEVMTYINEDKRKTEGQLVMFDIFNEIDNCPPHLVSSHRSFIGKCDVMELSEGLSGRGDHLVLFLFTDTLEICKKRSKAFNSLKSPNTANGLHTTKLSQGKPYKHIKMLSLSTIKKVVDIRETDECHKVFALMVRSNQELKEKLFSFTITDEEVNKTNYLRTLCRQMANTVCKADADTFLISLDSHQLEIDTSDVALGTLSKAFKFASRTRMKVGRAFSFNKTPSKLKRAMSTMMSPFGSTNSLTPASQQLAQMRLASCNNINELGNGGSGSPSRDDVLVAPMSVQPTRKAKCSSLSMASLRRNCSEEVMQDKSDL
- the pbl gene encoding epithelial cell transforming 2 pebble isoform X1; translated protein: MEEQSVYSSISDINSEEAVRSEPVIIPRKKRICLISAAGDDPALGAAAQQFSVPVLKSENGLEYVEDTTYCTYFILKQFEGPEYDALHKSAHRILGPTALLQLAERKDSLPSINRPMYTQAMVGTVVVFTGFRKKDELTKLINMIHNMGGSIRKEMGAKVTHLIANCCGGDKYRYAVTFRVPVMSMDWVTALWNAKDDISSYGNNEELITTYKLKPFFGAKVCFFGFPEGEKHHMCEVLQQQGGESTEIDDPNCTHVVTDIGNGEYKKCNNAFDTLPYTKNLNYVPQRYTITKPFPFTFYNPYTNTIPNSKTVNLSHSCNINCTKMPKQLNTMYFSHSLCSSLLQYLECKENKFNHSNSDNISQDSAIFMDDNLYDCPHLPDESYMSEVSIPRTDSGIDMSTTKYPCNLTRTNSLAVPGQINSPVTSTMLDIYSTFSSSLANNEKKVGNNISDVVSNENIDNENVYTKSKSHFKSSTLCKKRLPQHVNRHCFNTEARLLKSCKNTQCSQSSFFLNRKIITPRRYIKWRKTKSCIAIHKINSPDKFKFKKIYSHPNLLKRFDTEFNDSRLHDHLMPETKKRSFLSTCKLSSSMLSKLSHINLCPIFKQYVLASPSQQIPETHLRQKYTPLPSPLPVPAKVAKLSDTECGLRSAFTSFGKFSNLPSKSYTSKDDYMTHEKMEDKQLFSVVDESNVNTLPDLASVRAHIVKAEWFWTSVQNEGAADEKEYLFEDYLESVLSPTISSRRDSQQTTTPSTASTRRKRKRLAETLSSLVQNGADSPALHKRRSSISDAGFLSVSGSFLDCTASPDKPLLDDIPEVEAVNTDSSRKNLSPRHQVFLELVQTESNYVGILSTIMTLFKSPLEDLIDTSDELLNGTEAKIIFGNFPPIYEVHKKMLEELRYSATHWMEDISIGNIFLKYAPDLVKAYPSYVNFFENTKEMLDQCDQNKSRFHAFLKVCQTKPECGRQSLKELLIKPVQRLPSISLLLNDILKHTSKNNPDYSALELSISSIKEVMTYINEDKRKTEGQLVMFDIFNEIDNCPPHLVSSHRSFIGKCDVMELSEGLSGRGDHLVLFLFTDTLEICKKRSKAFNSLKSPNTANGLHTTKLSQGKPYKHIKMLSLSTIKKVVDIRETDECHKVFALMVRSNQELKEKLFSFTITDEEVNKTNYLRTLCRQMANTVCKADADTFLISLDSHQLEIDTSDVALGTLSKAFKSLFHNFYLEYMDPYVFLLNSMCETTLHVPLPFASRTRMKVGRAFSFNKTPSKLKRAMSTMMSPFGSTNSLTPASQQLAQMRLASCNNINELGNGGSGSPSRDDVLVAPMSVQPTRKAKCSSLSMASLRRNCSEEVMQDKSDL